TTTTCGAGAATCCTTGCACCCAAAGCAGTCGCAGCAATAGGAATATGGGTCCCGATTGAGTGGTCCGAGTAGCCGATCACATAAGGATATCTATTTAAGTAATCGTTAATGACTTTTAAATTGATTTGTTGCTCGGGAGTTGGATAACTGGAGGTACAATGGAGAATACTAATTTGTAAGTTTTCTTTTAATCCCCTTAAATAGGCGATAGTTTGGTCAATTTCGGATATTAAAGACATTCCCGTAGAAAGAATAATTGGTTTATCTGTTTCAACAATACGTTTTAAGAGGGGGTAGTTCGTAAGGTCTCCGCTTCCCACTTTAAAAGCGGACATATCCAAATCGTTTAAAAAATCAACACTCTTCAAATCAAAAGGAGTTGCTAAAAAAATAATATTTTTTTTGTCACAGTATTTTTTTAGATCTATGAATTCAACAGATGATAGCTCTAATTTCTTTAACATGTCATACTGGTTTTTTTCCTTCGTCTTTTTTTGATACTGCACTAAATCCGCTTGTCTTGTTGTCAATTCTTCGGTGTCAAACATTTGAAATTTCACGGCATCTGCACCTGCATCAATGGCCGCATCCACTAATTTTTTAGCCAATTCTAAAGACCCATTATGATTTACTCCGATTTCAGCAATAATGAATGTTGGACTGTTACGGTCAATCAATATATGCTTTAATTCTAGTTTCATTGAGTATCCCTCGTTAATATATCTAACAGAGTTGTCATAACATATTTTTGTTCTTTTTCACTTAAATCATTAAAAAACGGAATTGCCAGAGATCGTTTTGCCAACATTTCACAGACTGGAAAATCACCTTCATTTGTTTGAAAAAGATCTTTATAAAAAGGTTGTAAATGTATCGATGGGAAATATGGTTTTGACTGAATGCCCTTTTTAAGAAGCTCTTCCAACACTTTATCTCGATTCGTATATTCAGGAAGCAATACAGGATACACAAACCAGCTAATCGTTGCATGTTGATGATTTTTTAAGTACATCACTGGAACTTGGTATTCATTTATGAGCTTATGGTATTGTTCGGCAACCTTCTCTCGTTTTTTTAAGATTTCTGGAAGTCTTTCCATTTGGGCAACACCTATAGCCGCATGGATATCTGAAAGTCTATAATTGTATCCGAGCC
The DNA window shown above is from Peribacillus sp. FSL P2-0133 and carries:
- the neuB gene encoding N-acetylneuraminate synthase; the encoded protein is MKLELKHILIDRNSPTFIIAEIGVNHNGSLELAKKLVDAAIDAGADAVKFQMFDTEELTTRQADLVQYQKKTKEKNQYDMLKKLELSSVEFIDLKKYCDKKNIIFLATPFDLKSVDFLNDLDMSAFKVGSGDLTNYPLLKRIVETDKPIILSTGMSLISEIDQTIAYLRGLKENLQISILHCTSSYPTPEQQINLKVINDYLNRYPYVIGYSDHSIGTHIPIAATALGARILEKHITLDNTLPGPDHLASINIKEFKEMVELVRLTELSLGSEQKQLTANEKGVKPLVRRSLYLKSNVPIGTIISENDLIALRPLAGIEANEFEKVIGKVLRVPKKKHEPLSWTDFND